The proteins below come from a single Pedobacter aquae genomic window:
- a CDS encoding malectin domain-containing carbohydrate-binding protein, with protein sequence MIKNILKGYTLFLVVFLPLMSSVLKAQEPRISISLNSNWRSVADDYNPKKYNGFENPDFKDHAWEKVQVPHNWDKYHGYRRMLHGNRHGYAWYRKSFKINQQQKNKRYFLYFEGVGSYATVWLNGKKVGYHAGGRTTFTLDVSAVIKLNGDENILAVRADHPAEIRDLPWVDGGCSTERGFSEGSQPMGIFRPVHLVVTDAVRIEPFGVHIWNDKQISAKAVKLFINTELKNYSAKKEDVLVLQEFKNHEGKVVFTLRQQVVLEPQATKIAKQETTIQNPRLWSLENPYLYQLQTKIIRNKKLTDELTTPYGIRWISWPIGEDARLSKQFLLNGKSVFINGIAEYEHLIGNSHAFSDEQIRSRVLQMKGAGFNAFRDAHQPHNLLYQTYWDKLGILSWTQMAAHIWFDNEAFRTNFKNLLKDWVKERRNSPSVVLWGLENESTLPEDFAKECSELIRSLDPTASSQRKITTCNGGSGTDWDVPQNWTGTYGGNPLNYGEDLKRQILVGEYGAWRTLDYHSEGPHLPNVSDYNEDRFTELMETKVRLADSVKNEVTGHYFWLWTSHDNPGRVQGGEGLRELDRIGPVNYKGLLTPWEEPLDAYYMFRSNFAPKDKEPMVYIASHTWPQRWTSPGVKNNIRIYSNCDEVELFNDLNASSLGRRKKNGIGTHFRWDGVMIKYNILYAIAYVNGKAVARDTIVLQNLPKAPNFNLLYEGAQNITASAKAYNYLYRVNCGGPDYQDENGQTWMADRSLQDKNTWGSISWAADFSLQPTFFASQRRTFDPIRGTKDWALFQDFRYGRDELSYHFPVPDGEYLVELYFTEPWLGTGGGIDCTGFRLFDVAVNDEVVINDLDIWKESGHDGALKKSIKVQVKGGLLKIHFPEVKAGQALISAIAVASLNQDVKPVTAKASLIKELNVKGDSFEEASWLDIGQQQFTQSDETFVSLPVVLYGAHWLKNSGKVLDALSFKAKQKLDFYIGIKQSSTLPLWIKDFEDTQAFITNSSGAQYRVYKKKLAEDELFSINDFKQEKGVFVAFMPENNLQPAFDLKKNTSYKAALTSLDKGVEKHQLMNQERLIFKENNAQVKFDIKVGVADVYSLTIKYHNPFKEVKQAIISVFAADGTLMKTAELFDLEPSKEGKWSYFSTTTGTMINAGSYQVIITAKEAVGISLDALDVQ encoded by the coding sequence ATGATAAAAAACATCCTGAAAGGTTATACATTATTTTTAGTTGTCTTTTTACCGCTAATGAGCTCGGTTTTAAAAGCGCAAGAGCCTCGTATAAGTATTTCTTTAAATAGCAATTGGCGTTCAGTTGCAGATGATTATAACCCTAAGAAATATAACGGATTTGAAAATCCTGATTTCAAAGACCACGCTTGGGAAAAAGTTCAAGTTCCGCACAATTGGGATAAATATCATGGTTATAGGCGTATGCTACACGGCAACAGACATGGTTATGCTTGGTATCGTAAAAGCTTTAAAATCAATCAACAACAAAAGAATAAGCGTTATTTTTTATATTTTGAAGGTGTAGGTTCTTATGCTACGGTTTGGTTAAATGGTAAAAAAGTAGGTTACCATGCTGGCGGAAGAACAACTTTTACTTTGGATGTATCTGCAGTTATCAAACTCAATGGCGATGAAAATATTTTAGCTGTAAGAGCAGACCACCCCGCAGAAATTCGTGATTTACCTTGGGTAGATGGTGGATGCTCTACAGAACGTGGTTTTTCTGAAGGTTCGCAGCCTATGGGGATTTTTAGACCTGTACATTTAGTAGTTACCGATGCGGTAAGAATAGAACCTTTTGGTGTACATATCTGGAACGATAAACAAATATCAGCGAAAGCGGTAAAACTTTTCATCAATACCGAACTTAAAAATTACAGCGCCAAGAAAGAAGATGTTTTAGTACTGCAAGAATTTAAAAATCATGAGGGTAAAGTGGTTTTTACTTTACGTCAACAGGTGGTTTTAGAACCTCAAGCTACTAAAATAGCCAAACAAGAAACTACTATTCAGAACCCGCGGTTATGGTCTTTAGAAAATCCGTATTTGTATCAATTACAAACCAAAATCATTAGAAATAAGAAACTTACCGACGAGCTAACAACACCATACGGCATCCGTTGGATTAGCTGGCCTATAGGCGAAGATGCCCGACTTTCTAAACAGTTTTTGTTAAACGGGAAATCTGTTTTTATCAACGGAATTGCAGAATATGAACATTTAATAGGCAATAGTCATGCTTTTAGCGATGAGCAAATACGGTCTAGGGTTTTACAAATGAAGGGGGCTGGTTTTAACGCTTTCCGCGATGCTCATCAGCCACATAACCTTTTGTATCAAACCTATTGGGATAAACTAGGCATATTATCTTGGACACAAATGGCTGCGCATATTTGGTTTGATAATGAGGCTTTTAGAACCAATTTTAAAAATCTACTGAAAGATTGGGTGAAAGAACGAAGAAACAGCCCTTCTGTTGTGCTTTGGGGTTTAGAAAACGAGAGTACTTTACCCGAAGATTTTGCTAAAGAATGTTCAGAACTGATACGTTCTTTAGACCCAACAGCATCATCGCAAAGAAAAATAACCACTTGTAATGGCGGTAGCGGTACAGATTGGGATGTACCCCAAAACTGGACAGGTACTTATGGTGGCAATCCGCTAAACTATGGCGAGGATTTAAAAAGACAGATTTTGGTAGGGGAGTATGGCGCATGGCGAACATTAGATTACCATAGCGAAGGTCCGCATTTGCCCAATGTGAGCGATTATAACGAAGACCGTTTTACCGAGTTGATGGAAACTAAAGTAAGACTGGCAGATTCTGTAAAAAATGAAGTGACTGGGCATTATTTCTGGTTATGGACATCGCATGATAACCCGGGTAGGGTACAAGGTGGCGAAGGTTTAAGAGAGTTAGATAGAATTGGGCCGGTAAATTATAAAGGCTTATTAACACCTTGGGAAGAGCCTTTGGATGCTTATTATATGTTTAGGTCTAATTTTGCGCCCAAAGATAAAGAGCCAATGGTTTACATTGCCTCGCATACTTGGCCACAAAGGTGGACGAGCCCTGGTGTAAAAAACAACATCAGAATATATTCTAATTGCGATGAAGTAGAACTTTTTAATGATTTAAATGCATCTTCTTTAGGCAGAAGAAAGAAAAATGGTATAGGTACACATTTCCGTTGGGATGGAGTGATGATTAAGTACAATATCCTTTATGCTATTGCTTATGTTAACGGAAAAGCCGTTGCCCGGGATACCATTGTTTTACAAAATTTACCTAAAGCACCAAATTTCAATCTTTTATATGAAGGTGCTCAAAATATAACAGCATCAGCGAAAGCTTATAATTACTTATATAGGGTAAATTGTGGTGGCCCAGATTATCAGGATGAAAACGGACAAACTTGGATGGCAGATAGGTCATTACAAGATAAAAATACTTGGGGTTCAATATCCTGGGCAGCAGATTTTTCTTTGCAACCGACTTTCTTTGCTAGTCAGCGTAGAACCTTTGACCCCATAAGAGGCACAAAAGATTGGGCTCTTTTTCAGGATTTTAGGTATGGAAGGGACGAGTTAAGCTATCATTTTCCAGTACCAGATGGCGAGTATTTGGTAGAGCTTTATTTTACTGAACCTTGGCTAGGTACAGGCGGAGGGATAGATTGTACAGGCTTTAGGTTGTTTGATGTTGCTGTAAATGATGAAGTTGTGATAAACGATTTAGACATCTGGAAAGAAAGCGGACATGATGGTGCTTTAAAAAAATCTATTAAAGTACAGGTAAAAGGCGGTTTGCTTAAAATACACTTCCCAGAAGTAAAAGCAGGCCAAGCTTTAATTTCTGCTATCGCTGTAGCGAGCTTGAATCAGGATGTAAAGCCTGTAACTGCAAAGGCTTCTCTCATTAAAGAATTAAATGTTAAAGGCGATAGTTTTGAAGAAGCTAGCTGGTTAGATATTGGTCAGCAGCAATTTACCCAAAGTGATGAAACTTTTGTGAGCTTACCTGTTGTATTGTATGGTGCACATTGGTTAAAAAACTCAGGAAAAGTATTGGATGCATTAAGCTTCAAGGCTAAACAAAAACTCGATTTTTATATAGGCATTAAGCAGTCTTCAACCTTACCACTTTGGATAAAAGATTTTGAAGATACCCAAGCCTTTATCACCAACAGTAGCGGGGCGCAATATCGTGTTTACAAAAAGAAATTAGCCGAAGATGAATTGTTTTCTATTAACGATTTTAAGCAAGAAAAAGGAGTTTTTGTCGCTTTTATGCCAGAAAATAACTTACAACCAGCTTTCGATTTAAAGAAGAATACTTCTTACAAAGCAGCGCTTACATCGCTAGATAAAGGTGTAGAAAAACACCAATTGATGAATCAAGAAAGGCTAATATTTAAAGAAAATAATGCACAGGTTAAGTTTGATATTAAAGTTGGTGTAGCAGATGTTTATTCATTAACGATAAAATATCATAACCCTTTTAAAGAAGTTAAACAAGCCATTATTAGTGTTTTTGCTGCAGATGGTACTTTAATGAAAACAGCAGAATTGTTTGATTTAGAGCCTAGCAAAGAAGGTAAGTGGAGCTATTTCAGCACCACAACCGGTACCATGATAAACGCTGGTTCTTATCAGGTGATTATTACAGCAAAAGAGGCAGTTGGTATAAGTTTAGACGCTTTAGATGTACAATAA
- a CDS encoding SusC/RagA family TonB-linked outer membrane protein: MKLSLQKPLNKRNVIRAACAPLLLALFLPGSGVAAERNAGLSLHMGATSTASRWVNVTGTVKDSKGEPLPGVAVRVKGTNTGTTTDINGVFRLNLPTGNETLIVSFLGFTTKEIPAAGRTNISITMEESSNAMDEIVVTGYGQKKRSEIIGSVATVTGEELMDIPAPNIAGALRNRIAGVGVSEASGRPGAGIRLNVRGSSASSNLFGVTDEPLYIIDGITVAAENFENLDPSMVETITILKDASAAIYGASGAKGVVLVTTKRGKIGKPSITYNGYVGVSDAATSPKMLSAYDHALLLNGDFAVNNAPAANFFTPADLEVLKNSQIKSWYDELWQASTTQRHNLSISGGTEKITFFVGGSYQNENGNYAGTKQDKYSFRSGLTAEIIPGLKADLNFNVDHRIRESQNDLGNETDATFFESIVTVPQWVPISIDGKPVNFNNRNNSPLGIIGSGYADTRRSQGYRINASLSYEPKFLKGFKTRFQISQGGGNSSNRVYRPPFNVYDFTRTGGNNLFYTNQVSATRVVSGGTNSLLEPILGRDNGYQGFITLQYGRTIGKHTLDLTVGGEQTIGYSENLGVRWINQLLPNIGDYWAFDPNLITSRGLNISESSKRSFFGRFNYDIDKKYILEAVARLDASSNFATGNRWGLSPSIGLGWIVSKENFFIDNVPFINFLKLKANFGITGDDRVNARLWQERYGVDVTNGYIYGETNTVGMNPSVLANPDITWEKKSTFNAGIEMSMLNNKIDVGIEVFRNYTYDGFDGGVNEIFPMFVGFESPTVNYREAYSWGSEFTLGYKAKVGKDLSINTSINFGYGNSVVDRTYYNIYQLFENTPPDWRIMFGTDPRRFNSSNIGLISKGMFRTQEEVDAFLSQNPNYTIDGKVPQPGWLYFEDTNGDGRITDRDMVPMFDRTTPAFASGINLSIGYKAFNLSTNIAARFGGKVFYDSRALTAPTTTTNALAFWTDRWTPENPMEGKFPRFDDAASVRRWNSTFWAVDGTTIRVNNMTLSYKVPAKLASKLGLGSARVLATGNNLWTIVNPLPYKDPYTSSAYNYPTLRTISLGLSVNL; encoded by the coding sequence ATGAAGTTATCTTTACAAAAGCCACTAAACAAGCGTAATGTAATAAGGGCAGCCTGCGCTCCTTTATTATTAGCTTTGTTTTTGCCAGGTTCTGGCGTGGCGGCAGAGCGAAACGCCGGGTTGTCACTTCACATGGGGGCAACAAGTACTGCATCCCGTTGGGTAAATGTTACCGGTACAGTAAAAGACAGTAAGGGAGAGCCATTACCTGGTGTTGCTGTTAGAGTGAAGGGTACAAATACAGGTACCACAACAGATATTAATGGAGTTTTTAGATTAAACCTTCCTACAGGTAATGAAACTCTGATTGTATCATTCTTAGGTTTTACCACAAAAGAAATTCCTGCTGCTGGTAGAACTAATATCAGCATTACTATGGAAGAAAGTAGTAATGCCATGGATGAAATTGTTGTAACAGGTTACGGTCAGAAAAAGCGTTCAGAAATTATTGGTTCTGTGGCTACCGTTACAGGCGAAGAATTAATGGATATTCCGGCTCCAAATATAGCTGGTGCTTTAAGAAATAGGATAGCAGGTGTAGGCGTAAGTGAGGCTTCTGGAAGGCCAGGTGCTGGTATCAGATTAAATGTACGTGGTTCTTCTGCTTCTAGTAATTTATTTGGTGTTACGGATGAGCCCTTATATATTATAGATGGTATTACAGTTGCTGCGGAGAATTTTGAAAACTTAGATCCATCTATGGTAGAAACTATTACTATCTTAAAGGATGCATCGGCAGCTATTTATGGTGCTTCAGGAGCTAAAGGTGTTGTATTAGTAACCACTAAAAGAGGTAAAATAGGTAAGCCAAGTATCACTTATAATGGATATGTAGGTGTTTCTGATGCGGCAACGTCGCCTAAAATGTTATCAGCTTATGACCACGCCTTATTACTTAATGGTGATTTTGCAGTTAACAATGCACCAGCAGCTAATTTTTTTACTCCTGCTGATTTAGAAGTACTTAAAAACTCACAAATTAAAAGCTGGTATGATGAGTTATGGCAAGCTTCTACAACACAAAGACATAATCTTAGCATTTCTGGAGGAACGGAAAAAATTACATTTTTTGTTGGTGGTAGTTATCAGAATGAAAATGGTAATTATGCCGGTACAAAGCAAGATAAATATTCTTTTAGAAGTGGTTTAACAGCAGAAATTATACCTGGTTTAAAAGCAGATCTTAATTTTAACGTAGACCATAGAATAAGAGAGAGCCAGAATGATTTAGGTAACGAAACAGATGCTACTTTCTTTGAATCTATAGTTACAGTACCACAATGGGTACCTATTAGTATTGATGGTAAACCCGTTAACTTCAATAACAGAAATAACAGCCCCTTAGGTATTATAGGGTCTGGATATGCTGATACTAGAAGATCTCAAGGTTACCGCATTAATGCTAGTTTATCTTATGAACCAAAATTTTTAAAAGGTTTTAAAACAAGATTCCAAATTTCACAAGGCGGGGGTAATAGTAGCAACAGAGTTTACAGACCGCCATTTAATGTTTATGATTTTACCAGAACAGGCGGCAACAATTTGTTTTATACCAATCAGGTTTCTGCTACAAGAGTAGTTTCAGGCGGTACAAATAGCTTACTAGAACCAATATTAGGAAGAGATAACGGTTACCAAGGGTTTATTACTTTACAATATGGTAGAACTATTGGTAAACATACTTTAGATTTAACAGTAGGCGGCGAGCAAACTATAGGTTACTCAGAAAATTTAGGAGTAAGATGGATTAATCAATTATTACCTAACATAGGGGATTATTGGGCATTTGATCCTAACCTTATCACCAGTCGTGGTCTAAATATTTCAGAAAGTTCCAAACGCTCTTTCTTTGGTCGTTTTAATTACGATATAGATAAAAAATATATTTTGGAAGCTGTTGCTCGTTTAGATGCGTCTTCCAATTTCGCTACAGGAAACAGATGGGGGCTTTCTCCAAGTATTGGTTTAGGATGGATTGTAAGTAAAGAAAATTTCTTTATTGACAATGTTCCTTTCATCAATTTCTTAAAACTGAAAGCTAATTTCGGTATAACAGGCGATGATAGGGTAAATGCTAGATTGTGGCAAGAAAGATACGGAGTTGATGTTACCAATGGTTACATCTATGGAGAAACTAATACCGTTGGGATGAACCCTTCTGTTTTAGCAAATCCAGATATTACTTGGGAGAAGAAAAGTACTTTCAATGCCGGTATAGAAATGTCTATGTTGAATAATAAAATAGATGTTGGTATTGAGGTATTTAGAAATTACACTTATGACGGTTTTGATGGTGGTGTAAATGAAATATTCCCAATGTTTGTTGGTTTTGAATCACCAACAGTAAATTACCGCGAGGCTTATTCTTGGGGCTCTGAATTTACATTGGGATACAAAGCAAAAGTTGGTAAAGACTTATCTATTAATACCAGTATCAACTTTGGATACGGCAATTCTGTAGTAGATAGAACTTATTATAACATTTATCAATTATTTGAAAACACTCCACCAGATTGGAGAATCATGTTTGGTACAGATCCTAGAAGATTTAATAGTAGTAATATTGGTTTAATCAGTAAAGGTATGTTCAGAACTCAAGAAGAGGTTGATGCTTTCTTATCTCAAAATCCTAACTACACTATAGATGGTAAAGTACCACAACCAGGATGGTTGTATTTTGAAGACACCAACGGCGATGGAAGAATTACCGATAGAGATATGGTTCCAATGTTTGACAGAACAACACCTGCTTTTGCATCTGGTATTAATTTAAGCATAGGCTATAAAGCATTTAACTTAAGTACAAATATAGCAGCAAGGTTTGGAGGTAAAGTATTTTATGACAGTAGAGCATTAACTGCCCCTACCACCACCACTAATGCACTTGCTTTTTGGACAGACCGTTGGACACCTGAGAACCCAATGGAAGGTAAATTCCCAAGATTTGATGATGCAGCTTCAGTTAGAAGATGGAATTCAACTTTCTGGGCAGTAGATGGTACCACCATTAGGGTTAATAACATGACTTTAAGCTATAAAGTCCCTGCTAAATTAGCAAGTAAACTAGGTTTAGGTAGTGCAAGAGTATTGGCTACTGGTAATAACTTGTGGACAATTGTGAATCCATTACCTTATAAAGACCCATATACATCAAGTGCATATAACTACCCTACTTTAAGAACTATTTCTTTGGGGTTAAGTGTTAACTTATAA
- a CDS encoding RagB/SusD family nutrient uptake outer membrane protein — MKTIFKKALRNALVYCTVIVSFSACVNKDEFFELPDRGGIDARIWSNEGAIQMLLDGTYRLIMPEFPYQYTINQYGIHLASDENYFSGTEAWARRAIGVNGVLTNNDVRYVATKYQGSNVGDNRYFDIARCNNAIKGIPTGTLPKAAQDKLLGQFYALRAMAYFELTRIYGGVPLVLEPQDPDNITASGRAKAVDCINAIVNDLDSAMVKLNGVSWADATERGKINRAAAAALKAKVLLYWASPQFNPVNDPQHPYDASRWQRAFVANKEAYDICVASGRRLMTNYATIFQTEGTANTEAIIVRSYSSTLERRGHNVESRIRPASEGGSPNDAYFATTKLLNAYPMRDGRPIQGHPDYDATLFWRNRDPRFEATIAYNGSNWKLSGNNNRRQWTYANALNESGNRGVYCKRFSSPDLSASAVNYTSNIGGSGMDWIELRFAEVILNYAECANETGDMVLAKTLVREIRRRAGIIEGAAGNDFGLGLATTTEQMRELITNERMVEFAFEAKRHHDLRRLRRMHTLTGTIEGIQIATKTTALRTHLETINPTTGLRNRDTLNINVRSTYLFYFNPHTVVIPGGNGPFSVPEYHYFYTFHNQFMNSSPLLEHTIGWEGGTFDPLK; from the coding sequence ATGAAAACAATATTTAAAAAGGCTTTAAGAAATGCCCTTGTTTATTGTACTGTGATAGTTTCATTTTCAGCTTGTGTAAACAAAGATGAATTTTTTGAACTACCAGATAGAGGTGGGATAGATGCAAGAATCTGGAGCAACGAAGGTGCTATCCAAATGTTATTAGATGGTACTTATCGTTTAATCATGCCAGAGTTTCCTTATCAGTACACTATCAATCAATATGGTATACATTTAGCTAGTGATGAAAATTATTTTTCCGGAACAGAAGCTTGGGCAAGAAGAGCTATTGGTGTAAATGGTGTTTTAACAAATAATGATGTTAGATACGTAGCCACAAAATATCAAGGTTCTAACGTAGGTGATAATAGATATTTTGATATCGCTCGTTGTAATAACGCTATTAAAGGTATTCCAACTGGTACTTTACCAAAGGCAGCACAAGATAAATTGCTAGGTCAGTTTTATGCCTTAAGAGCTATGGCTTATTTTGAGTTAACCAGAATTTATGGAGGCGTCCCTTTAGTTTTAGAACCTCAAGATCCTGATAATATAACAGCTTCAGGAAGAGCAAAAGCAGTAGATTGTATCAATGCTATTGTGAATGATTTAGATTCTGCAATGGTTAAGTTAAATGGCGTTAGCTGGGCAGATGCAACAGAAAGAGGTAAAATTAACAGAGCAGCAGCAGCAGCTTTAAAAGCAAAAGTATTGCTTTATTGGGCTAGTCCTCAATTTAATCCTGTTAATGATCCTCAACATCCTTATGATGCTTCAAGATGGCAAAGAGCTTTTGTAGCAAATAAAGAGGCTTATGATATTTGTGTAGCATCAGGCAGAAGATTAATGACTAATTATGCTACTATTTTTCAAACAGAAGGTACGGCTAATACAGAAGCCATTATTGTAAGATCTTACAGTAGTACGCTAGAAAGAAGAGGGCATAATGTAGAGTCTAGAATAAGACCAGCTTCTGAAGGAGGCTCTCCTAATGATGCTTATTTTGCAACTACAAAATTATTAAATGCATATCCAATGAGAGATGGAAGACCAATTCAAGGTCATCCAGATTATGATGCTACTTTGTTCTGGAGAAATCGCGACCCAAGATTTGAAGCCACCATTGCTTACAATGGTAGTAACTGGAAATTAAGTGGTAATAACAATAGAAGACAGTGGACTTATGCTAACGCTCTTAATGAAAGCGGCAACAGAGGGGTTTATTGTAAGCGTTTTTCAAGTCCTGATCTTTCTGCATCAGCTGTAAACTATACTTCAAATATTGGTGGTAGTGGTATGGATTGGATAGAATTACGTTTTGCTGAGGTAATACTTAATTATGCCGAGTGTGCCAATGAAACTGGCGATATGGTATTGGCAAAAACATTAGTAAGAGAAATTAGAAGAAGAGCTGGTATCATTGAAGGTGCCGCAGGTAATGATTTTGGTTTAGGCTTAGCAACTACTACAGAGCAAATGAGAGAGCTTATCACAAACGAAAGAATGGTAGAGTTCGCGTTTGAAGCTAAGCGTCATCATGACTTAAGAAGATTAAGAAGAATGCACACTTTAACAGGTACCATAGAAGGTATTCAGATAGCAACTAAAACGACTGCTTTAAGAACGCATTTAGAAACCATTAATCCAACAACAGGATTAAGAAATAGAGATACTTTAAATATAAATGTTAGAAGTACATATCTATTCTATTTTAATCCTCATACAGTGGTTATCCCTGGAGGTAATGGTCCTTTTAGTGTTCCAGAGTATCATTATTTTTATACTTTCCACAATCAATTTATGAACTCTAGTCCTTTGTTAGAGCACACTATTGGCTGGGAAGGTGGAACCTTTGATCCTCTTAAATAA
- a CDS encoding AraC family transcriptional regulator, which produces MKPLFRKVSIEIESSFNIKHHIMPNYGNVWHYHPELELHYNIAGEGVRFIGDNISNFIPGEIILLGENLPHAWRCNEAYYQNNTDLNIEGIVMQFLPDCLGKTLLTLPETYQLLKLYEKAKSGMIIKGKARDKVADLMRNTAQAEGLDKIILLLSILKVLAETHEYEPIVNGQGSFYQSNESDTIRLNKVFNYTHSNYKKDITLEEIASISNLSVTSFCRYFKLMTKKTYYDFLIEIRISHACRLLVENKLPTEVICFDCGFNNVSNFYRHFKKVTGMTPLDYKKKYLDRS; this is translated from the coding sequence ATGAAACCTTTATTCAGGAAAGTATCTATAGAAATAGAAAGCTCTTTCAATATTAAGCACCATATCATGCCCAATTACGGCAATGTATGGCATTACCATCCAGAGCTTGAATTACATTATAATATTGCTGGCGAAGGTGTACGCTTTATTGGTGATAATATCAGCAATTTTATACCGGGTGAGATTATTTTATTGGGCGAAAATTTACCTCATGCATGGAGATGCAATGAGGCTTACTATCAAAATAATACAGATTTAAATATTGAAGGTATTGTAATGCAGTTTTTACCAGACTGCTTGGGTAAAACCTTACTTACCTTACCAGAAACTTATCAGCTTTTAAAGCTTTATGAAAAAGCTAAAAGTGGTATGATTATTAAAGGAAAAGCTAGAGATAAAGTTGCTGATTTAATGCGCAATACCGCACAAGCCGAAGGTTTAGATAAAATTATTCTACTCCTTTCTATCTTAAAAGTATTAGCAGAAACACATGAATATGAACCTATTGTAAACGGACAAGGTTCTTTCTATCAATCTAACGAATCTGACACAATACGATTAAATAAAGTATTTAATTACACCCACAGTAATTATAAAAAGGATATTACTTTAGAGGAAATTGCTTCCATCAGTAATTTAAGTGTAACCTCTTTTTGTAGGTATTTTAAACTCATGACCAAGAAAACTTATTACGATTTCTTGATTGAGATTAGAATTAGCCATGCCTGCCGCTTATTGGTAGAAAATAAACTCCCAACAGAAGTTATTTGCTTTGATTGCGGTTTTAACAATGTATCTAATTTCTACAGGCATTTTAAAAAAGTAACGGGTATGACTCCGTTAGATTACAAAAAGAAATACTTAGATAGAAGTTAA
- a CDS encoding DUF3826 domain-containing protein, whose translation MKFISQTLFFIFLISIGLNTANAQNSKQDKEAYQQVITKRAEKIVAQLGITDSTQYKRVTSIIANQYSIINEHHEDRDATNKKLKANLKDNKVELEKQSKAYQEKADQKLAKIHKNYIKNLEKELNTTQIEQVKDGMTYGVLPITLKGYHEMLPNLNESQKAQIKAFLTEAREHAMDAPSSEKKHAWFGKYKGKINNYLSAQGIDMKKAGQEWEQRIKEAKEKKNKG comes from the coding sequence ATGAAGTTTATCTCTCAAACATTATTTTTTATTTTCCTTATCTCTATTGGTCTTAATACTGCAAATGCACAAAATAGTAAACAAGATAAGGAAGCTTATCAGCAGGTTATTACCAAAAGAGCCGAAAAAATTGTAGCGCAGTTAGGTATCACGGATTCTACTCAATATAAGAGAGTAACATCAATTATTGCAAATCAATATTCAATAATAAATGAGCATCACGAAGATAGAGATGCGACTAACAAAAAACTCAAAGCCAATTTAAAAGACAATAAAGTTGAGCTAGAAAAACAATCGAAAGCTTATCAAGAAAAAGCAGATCAAAAGCTTGCTAAAATCCATAAGAATTACATTAAAAATTTAGAGAAAGAGCTTAATACAACGCAAATAGAGCAGGTAAAAGATGGTATGACTTACGGTGTTTTGCCCATAACACTTAAAGGTTATCATGAAATGTTACCAAATTTGAATGAATCGCAAAAAGCACAAATAAAAGCTTTTTTAACCGAGGCTCGTGAGCATGCTATGGACGCACCATCATCAGAAAAGAAACATGCTTGGTTTGGGAAATACAAAGGTAAAATCAATAATTATCTTTCTGCCCAAGGTATAGATATGAAGAAAGCTGGGCAAGAGTGGGAGCAACGTATAAAAGAAGCAAAAGAAAAGAAAAATAAGGGATGA